One part of the Athene noctua chromosome Z, bAthNoc1.hap1.1, whole genome shotgun sequence genome encodes these proteins:
- the PDE4D gene encoding 3',5'-cyclic-AMP phosphodiesterase 4D isoform X11 yields the protein MPEANYLLSVSWGYIKFKRMLNRELTHLSEMSRSGNQVSEYISNTFLDKQHEVEIPSPTQKEKEKKKRPMSQISGVKKLMHSSSLTNSSIPRFGVKTDQEDVLAKELEDVNKWGLQVFRVAELSGNRPLTVIMHTIFQERDLLKTFKIPVDTLITYLMTLEDHYHTDVAYHNNIHAADVVQSTHVLLSTPALEAVFTDLEILAAIFASAIHDVDHPGVSNQFLINTNSELALMYNDSSVLENHHLAVGFKLLQEENCDIFQNLTKKQRQSLRKMVIDIVLATDMSKHMNLLADLKTMVETKKVTSSGVLLLDNYSDRIQVLQNMVHCADLSNPTKPLHLYRQWTDRIMEEFFRQGDRERERGMEISPMCDKHNASVEKSQVGFIDYIVHPLWETWADLVHPDAQDILDTLEDNREWYQSTIPQSPSPAPDDQEEGRQGQTEKFQFELTLEEDGESDTEKDSGSQVEEDTSCSDSKTLCTQDSESTEIPLDEQVGEEVEEEENQTEPCVVEEHSPDT from the exons tttaaaaGAATGCTCAACCGGGAGCTAACCCACCTGTCTGAAATGAGCAGATCAGGCAATCAGGTCTCAGAATATATATCGAACACGTTCTTAG ACAAACAACATGAAGTTGAAATCCCTTCTCCGACgcagaaagagaaggagaaaaagaagaggcCAATGTCTCAGATCAGTGGAGTCAAAAAACTGATGCATAGCTCCAGCCTAACAAATTCCAGTATTCCCAGATTTGGAGTTAAAACAGACCAAGAAGATGTTCTTGCCAAG GAACTAGAAGATGTGAACAAATGGGGCCTTCAGGTTTTCCGAGTAGCAGAGTTATCTGGAAACAGACCTTTGACAGTCATCATGCACACCATTTTTCAG GAACGGGACTTgttaaaaacatttaagattCCAGTAGATACTTTAATAACTTACTTGATGACCCTAGAAGACCATTACCATACAGATGTGGCATATCACAATAACATACATGCTGCAGATGTTGTTCAGTCAACCCATGTCCTGCTGTCAACCCCGGCATTAGAG GCAGTGTTCACTGATTTGGAGATCCTTGCAGCAATTTTTGCCAGTGCAATACATGATGTAGATCATCCTGGGGTTTCAAACCAGTTTCTGATCAACACAA ATTCTGAACTCGCCTTGATGTACAATGACTCATCAGTACTGGAGAATCATCACTTAGCAGTGGGCTTCAAGCTGCTGCAGGAAGAAAATTGTGACATTTTCCAGAATTTGACCAAAAAACAGAGGCAATCATTGAGGAAGATGGTCATTGACATT GTACTTGCAACAGACATGTCTAAGCACATGAATCTATTGGCTGATTTAAAGACTATGGTTGAAACCAAAAAAGTGACCAGTTCTGGTGTCCTACTTCTTGATAACTATTCAGACAGGATTCAG GTTCTTCAGAATATGGTGCACTGTGCAGATCTAAGCAATCCAACTAAGCCACTCCATCTCTACCGCCAATGGACAGACAGAATCATGGAGGAATTTTTCCGTCAGGGAGATCGGGAAAGAGAGAGGGGAATGGAGATCAGTCCCATGTGTGATAAGCACAATGCATCTGTAGAAAAATCACAG GTGGGTTTTATAGACTACATTGTTCATCCTCTGTGGGAGACATGGGCAGATCTTGTTCACCCGGATGCCCAGGATATCTTAGATACACTGGAGGACAATCGAGAGTGGTACCAGAGCACAATCCCTCAAAGTCCCTCTCCTGCACCTGATGACCAGGAAGAGGGTAGGCAGGGCCAAACTGAAAAATTCCAGTTTGAACTAACACTGGAGGAAGACGGTGAGTCAGACACCGAAAAGGACAGTGGAAGTCAAGTAGAAGAAGACACCAGCTGCAGTGACTCCAAGACACTTTGCACCCAGGATTCAGAATCCACTGAAATTCCTCTTGATGAGCAAGTAGGGGAAGAAGTAGAAGAGGAGGAGAACCAGACAGAACCTTGTGTGGTGGAAGAACATTCTCCTGACACATAA